In one Haloplanus salinus genomic region, the following are encoded:
- a CDS encoding TrmB family transcriptional regulator — translation MSETSEVPRTRVYDAIRVLETKGLVETQHSNPQVFRAVSVDEAVRTLQSEYVGRTKSLRSALSGLDPTDDGRTADATHEVWSLSGDQGITSRTHG, via the coding sequence ATCAGTGAAACCTCCGAGGTGCCCCGGACGCGCGTCTACGACGCGATCCGGGTGCTGGAAACGAAGGGACTGGTCGAGACGCAGCACTCGAATCCACAGGTGTTTCGCGCCGTCTCGGTCGACGAGGCCGTCAGGACACTCCAATCGGAGTACGTCGGGCGGACGAAGTCACTCCGGAGTGCCCTGAGCGGGCTGGACCCGACCGACGACGGACGGACGGCGGACGCGACCCACGAAGTGTGGTCGCTCTCGGGCGATCAAGGGATCACGAGTCGAACGCACGGCTGA
- a CDS encoding halocyanin domain-containing protein — MGSDRSVSRRGFLTTVAGTAATAAAAGTATAQASFDGWMSDVGNYSEVTDATGQDEVSITVGAEGNGGNFAFGPAAVQVDPGTTIIWEWNGKGGQHNVVAEEGGEFESELVAEAGFTFEQTPESEGVIKYFCQPHRALGMKGVVVVGSMPDSGGGGGGGGGGGGSSAPAVPDSAKSLAVGLTTMLVSVLGLAYFFIRYGGDYGEEFEGA; from the coding sequence ATGGGAAGCGATCGTTCCGTCTCGCGACGTGGATTTCTGACGACCGTCGCGGGCACCGCGGCGACTGCGGCCGCCGCCGGCACCGCCACGGCGCAGGCGTCGTTCGACGGGTGGATGAGCGACGTGGGCAACTACAGCGAAGTCACCGACGCGACCGGGCAGGACGAGGTGTCGATCACCGTCGGCGCCGAGGGCAACGGTGGCAACTTCGCGTTCGGCCCGGCCGCCGTCCAAGTCGATCCGGGCACGACGATTATCTGGGAGTGGAACGGTAAGGGCGGCCAGCACAACGTCGTCGCCGAGGAAGGCGGCGAGTTCGAGAGCGAACTCGTCGCCGAAGCCGGCTTCACCTTCGAACAGACCCCCGAGTCCGAGGGTGTGATCAAGTACTTCTGCCAGCCCCACCGCGCGCTCGGGATGAAAGGCGTCGTCGTCGTCGGATCGATGCCCGACTCCGGCGGCGGCGGCGGTGGCGGCGGTGGCGGCGGTGGCTCCAGCGCCCCGGCCGTCCCGGACAGCGCCAAGTCGCTCGCCGTCGGCCTGACGACGATGCTAGTGTCGGTGCTCGGCCTAGCGTACTTCTTCATCCGCTACGGCGGCGACTACGGCGAAGAGTTCGAAGGCGCCTGA
- a CDS encoding universal stress protein, with protein sequence MTKRLLVPVDGSDPADAALEFALGEYPAADITVLSVIDPTDVGYGSIEAAPSTFEHLQRSAEDRTEKVLDEAESRAADHDMTVATETVIGMPSRAIVEWAENNDVDGIVIGSHGREGVTRVLLGSVAESVVRRSPVPVTVVR encoded by the coding sequence ATGACGAAACGACTGCTCGTCCCGGTAGACGGATCGGACCCCGCAGACGCCGCCCTCGAGTTCGCTCTCGGGGAGTATCCGGCGGCCGACATCACGGTCCTCTCGGTCATCGATCCGACGGACGTTGGCTACGGCTCCATCGAGGCAGCCCCGAGCACGTTCGAACACCTCCAGCGGAGCGCCGAGGATCGGACCGAGAAGGTGCTCGACGAGGCCGAATCCCGGGCCGCGGACCACGACATGACGGTGGCGACGGAGACGGTGATCGGGATGCCCTCCCGAGCCATCGTCGAGTGGGCGGAGAACAACGATGTCGACGGCATCGTCATCGGCAGCCACGGCCGGGAAGGGGTCACGCGCGTCCTCCTCGGGAGCGTCGCGGAGTCGGTCGTCCGGCGGTCGCCGGTGCCGGTGACGGTCGTCAGATAG
- a CDS encoding HalX domain-containing protein: MTTTLSDATVLIVDDEQSLADLYAYWIDEFAEAHTAYDGTEALEELGDDIDVMLLDRRMPGLSGDEVVDAVEERGLDVRVVMVTAVDPGFDIVDMGIDDYLIKPVDQPELVDTVERMVVRSSYDDQLQEKFQLVEKKVTLEAAKTPHELEESEEYAELTRRLDAIERELDSAVEEFDDADFTVAFRELPDGGPVDSTES, from the coding sequence ATGACGACCACGCTCTCAGACGCGACGGTACTCATCGTCGACGACGAGCAATCGCTCGCGGACCTGTACGCCTACTGGATCGACGAGTTCGCCGAAGCCCACACGGCGTACGACGGCACTGAAGCGCTCGAGGAACTCGGCGACGACATCGACGTGATGTTACTCGACAGACGGATGCCCGGCCTCTCCGGCGACGAAGTCGTCGACGCCGTCGAGGAGCGCGGCCTCGACGTGCGTGTCGTCATGGTGACGGCCGTCGACCCCGGGTTCGACATCGTGGACATGGGCATCGACGACTACCTCATCAAACCGGTCGACCAGCCGGAACTCGTCGACACCGTCGAACGAATGGTCGTCCGGAGTTCGTACGACGATCAACTTCAGGAGAAGTTCCAGCTCGTCGAAAAGAAAGTCACCCTCGAAGCGGCGAAGACGCCGCACGAACTGGAGGAAAGCGAGGAATACGCCGAACTCACCCGGCGCTTGGACGCCATCGAGCGCGAACTCGACTCCGCCGTCGAGGAGTTCGACGACGCGGACTTCACCGTCGCGTTCCGAGAACTGCCGGATGGCGGCCCGGTCGATTCGACCGAGAGCTGA
- a CDS encoding chemotaxis protein CheW, whose protein sequence is MSETAARSRTVQLLEFELGDGTYAVDIAHVAEIVDVNELTVVPNSPPHVEGVMDLRGKTTTIVDPTVVFGIDGEGARKRIVVFDRERTADGKSVGWIVDEVEQVVEVARDDVESSPVDDGDDAVRGVIKREDDFVIWVRPTVLDA, encoded by the coding sequence ATGAGCGAGACGGCGGCGCGCAGCCGAACCGTCCAACTCCTCGAGTTCGAGCTGGGTGACGGGACGTACGCGGTCGACATCGCACACGTCGCCGAAATCGTCGACGTGAACGAGCTCACGGTCGTCCCCAACTCGCCCCCACACGTCGAGGGGGTGATGGATCTGCGGGGCAAGACGACGACCATCGTCGATCCGACGGTCGTGTTCGGTATCGACGGCGAGGGCGCACGAAAACGGATCGTGGTGTTCGACCGCGAGCGAACTGCCGACGGCAAGTCCGTCGGTTGGATCGTCGACGAGGTCGAACAGGTCGTCGAGGTCGCCCGTGACGACGTCGAGTCGTCGCCGGTCGACGACGGCGACGACGCGGTCCGTGGGGTCATCAAACGCGAGGACGACTTCGTCATCTGGGTCCGCCCGACGGTTCTCGATGCGTAA
- the cheB gene encoding chemotaxis-specific protein-glutamate methyltransferase CheB — protein MSRSTPRAVVVDDSHFMRTMLSDMLEDGGVTVVDTATDGADGVTTVLEHEPDVVTMDLQMPDVDGLAAVERIMAERPTPILMLSAHTADGADVTFEALEKGAVDFFTKPGGEVSTRMSSMEDQLVRKVKAVAGADVSRGRQRRSAGRRSRSPPTPSSTASGDYRDGGTVLIASSTGGPTVVERVVAGLPRDADLRIIVVQHMPDAFTGRFADRLDAASEYDVREAKDGDRIGGGEALVAPGGKHLVVAGAGGGRLRTKLTDDPPEHGVRPAADVTMRSAAETVDGPLVGVVLTGMGADGADGVRAIDAAGGHVIAQDEASSAVFGMPKRAIERGCVDDVLAGADVPDGILDAISMEVNA, from the coding sequence ATGAGTCGATCGACCCCGCGAGCGGTCGTCGTCGACGACTCACATTTCATGCGCACGATGCTCTCGGACATGCTCGAAGACGGGGGTGTGACCGTCGTCGACACCGCCACCGACGGCGCCGACGGGGTCACGACCGTGCTCGAGCACGAACCGGACGTCGTGACGATGGATCTGCAGATGCCCGACGTCGACGGGTTAGCGGCGGTCGAACGGATCATGGCAGAGCGGCCGACGCCGATCCTCATGCTGAGTGCCCACACCGCGGACGGTGCCGACGTGACGTTCGAGGCGCTGGAGAAGGGCGCGGTCGATTTCTTCACCAAACCCGGCGGCGAGGTCAGCACCCGGATGTCGAGCATGGAAGACCAGCTCGTGCGCAAGGTGAAAGCCGTCGCCGGCGCCGACGTGAGCCGCGGTCGGCAGCGGCGGTCGGCGGGGCGCAGATCCCGATCCCCACCCACGCCCAGTTCGACGGCCAGCGGTGACTATCGGGACGGGGGGACGGTGCTGATCGCCTCCTCGACGGGTGGGCCGACGGTCGTCGAGCGCGTCGTCGCGGGGCTGCCGCGCGACGCCGACCTCCGGATCATCGTCGTCCAGCACATGCCCGACGCGTTCACCGGGCGGTTCGCCGACCGCCTCGACGCCGCGAGCGAGTACGACGTGCGGGAGGCGAAAGACGGCGACCGCATCGGCGGCGGCGAGGCGCTCGTCGCCCCGGGCGGCAAACACCTCGTCGTCGCCGGTGCCGGCGGGGGGCGGCTCCGGACCAAACTGACCGACGACCCGCCGGAACACGGCGTCCGTCCCGCCGCGGACGTGACGATGCGTTCGGCGGCCGAGACGGTGGACGGCCCGCTCGTCGGCGTCGTCCTCACCGGCATGGGCGCGGACGGTGCCGACGGCGTCCGAGCCATCGACGCCGCCGGCGGCCACGTCATCGCCCAGGACGAGGCGTCCTCGGCGGTGTTCGGGATGCCCAAACGAGCGATCGAGCGCGGCTGCGTCGACGACGTGCTCGCGGGTGCCGACGTGCCCGACGGGATTCTCGACGCGATCAGCATGGAGGTCAACGCATGA
- the cheA gene encoding chemotaxis protein CheA — protein MSEEYVQAFVHESEEQLTDLNNSLLALESDPDDQEAMDDIFRTAHTLKGNFGAMGYDEASDLAHAIEDLLDELREGEMAVTPEVMDLVFAGVDRLELAVESIDEAGTVDVETADLKDDIRTVIEAGGATEGDAGAGTEPDTTDDADQVDTFEVTVEIGDSEMRGVDGMLVLEAIREECDLVDSTPAPDAIEDGDYEAAFDLVVASTTADELRATLDRVSAIEDATLSQAGTAESADADDRDPDPAPAHDTEEDTTDDGGSTGDRTNADANGSSREISSVRVDVDQLDDLHGLVEQLVTSRIKLRRAVDDGDIGSTTDTLSELDKITGNLQNTVMDMRLIPMRKVISKFPRLVRDLAREQEKEVDFRMEGQDIELDRTILTEISDPLMHILRNAVDHGIEPPSEREAAGKDPEGTIELRASRERDHVTVTVEDDGRGLDVDELRRKALEKGVRNEAELDSMEDSEVYDLVFHPGFSTADEVTDVSGRGVGMDVVHSTVKQLDGSVNVESEQGEGTTVTLRLPVTVAIVKVLFVEVGEEEYGVPIKNIDEVSRIPEVETINEQPMIEHDEDIYPVVDLANELDVPGETANGDGMLLRIRKSERRAALRCDAVNKQEEVVVKPLEGVLSGIPGLSGTAVLGDGNIVPILDVVTL, from the coding sequence ATGAGCGAAGAGTACGTCCAAGCGTTCGTCCACGAGAGCGAAGAACAGCTGACCGATCTCAACAACTCGCTGCTGGCGCTGGAGTCCGACCCCGACGACCAGGAGGCGATGGACGACATCTTCCGGACCGCCCACACCCTGAAAGGCAACTTCGGGGCAATGGGCTACGACGAGGCCAGCGACCTCGCCCACGCCATCGAGGACCTCCTCGACGAACTCCGCGAGGGGGAGATGGCCGTCACGCCGGAGGTGATGGATCTCGTGTTCGCCGGCGTCGACCGCCTCGAACTCGCCGTCGAGTCCATCGACGAGGCCGGCACCGTCGACGTGGAGACGGCCGACCTCAAGGACGACATCCGGACGGTCATCGAGGCGGGCGGGGCGACGGAGGGAGACGCCGGCGCCGGGACGGAGCCGGACACGACCGACGACGCCGACCAGGTAGACACGTTCGAGGTGACCGTCGAGATCGGCGACTCGGAGATGCGGGGCGTCGACGGGATGCTCGTCCTCGAAGCCATCCGCGAGGAGTGCGACCTCGTCGATTCGACGCCCGCCCCCGACGCCATCGAGGACGGCGACTACGAAGCGGCGTTCGACCTCGTCGTCGCCTCGACGACCGCGGACGAACTCCGGGCCACGCTCGACCGCGTCTCGGCCATCGAGGACGCGACGCTGTCACAGGCCGGGACGGCGGAGTCGGCGGACGCGGACGACCGGGACCCGGACCCCGCCCCGGCCCACGACACGGAGGAGGACACGACGGACGACGGCGGGAGCACCGGGGACCGCACGAACGCCGACGCCAACGGGTCCTCCCGGGAGATCAGCTCCGTCCGCGTCGACGTGGATCAGCTCGACGACCTGCACGGGCTGGTCGAACAGCTCGTCACCAGCCGGATCAAACTCCGCCGGGCCGTCGACGACGGCGACATCGGGAGCACGACGGACACGCTCAGCGAACTCGACAAGATCACCGGCAACCTCCAGAACACGGTGATGGACATGCGGTTGATCCCGATGCGGAAGGTGATCAGCAAGTTCCCGCGGTTGGTCCGGGACCTCGCACGCGAGCAGGAGAAGGAGGTCGACTTCCGGATGGAGGGACAGGATATCGAACTCGACCGCACCATCCTCACCGAAATCAGCGATCCGCTGATGCACATCCTCCGCAACGCCGTGGATCACGGCATCGAGCCGCCGAGCGAGCGGGAGGCCGCGGGCAAGGATCCCGAGGGAACCATCGAACTCCGCGCGAGCCGCGAGCGCGACCACGTCACCGTCACCGTCGAGGACGACGGCCGGGGGCTCGACGTGGACGAACTTCGGCGGAAGGCCCTCGAAAAGGGCGTCCGAAACGAGGCCGAACTCGACTCGATGGAGGACTCGGAGGTGTACGACCTCGTGTTCCACCCCGGCTTCTCCACTGCCGACGAGGTGACGGACGTGAGCGGGCGCGGCGTCGGCATGGACGTGGTTCACAGCACGGTCAAACAGCTGGACGGGTCGGTGAACGTCGAGAGCGAGCAAGGCGAAGGAACGACCGTCACCCTCAGACTCCCGGTGACCGTCGCCATCGTCAAGGTGCTGTTCGTCGAGGTCGGGGAGGAGGAGTACGGCGTTCCGATCAAGAACATCGACGAGGTGAGCCGCATCCCGGAGGTCGAGACGATCAACGAGCAGCCGATGATCGAGCACGACGAGGACATCTATCCGGTAGTCGACCTCGCGAACGAACTCGACGTGCCCGGCGAGACGGCGAACGGGGACGGGATGCTCCTCCGCATCAGGAAGTCCGAACGGCGGGCCGCGCTCCGCTGTGACGCCGTGAACAAACAGGAGGAAGTCGTCGTCAAGCCGCTCGAGGGGGTGTTGAGCGGTATTCCGGGACTCAGCGGGACGGCCGTCCTCGGCGACGGTAACATCGTGCCGATCCTCGACGTGGTGACCCTATGA
- a CDS encoding CheR family methyltransferase, whose amino-acid sequence MSPNPTAEDEAFESLLDHLSAALDFESSYYNESYLDRRISARMRRRDVDTYDDYLDLVRSDPEEPTALLDSLSINVTSFYRNPEAWEPIREALRDVTARSGRTTVWSAPCSDGREPYSLAMLALDDDEISTRRLDIVGTDINEDVLERARKGVYRTTKTRDVAAELDPLDDAERYVDRDGDAFAVRDAVKELVTFEQHDLIADDPKRDVNLALCRNLLIYINTESKRAVVDTVLSSLRAGGYLVIGMTETLPRESREAVETVDKRRRVYRRV is encoded by the coding sequence ATGAGCCCGAACCCCACAGCCGAGGACGAGGCGTTCGAGTCGTTGCTCGATCACCTCTCGGCGGCCCTCGATTTCGAGTCGTCGTACTACAACGAGTCGTATCTGGACCGTCGGATCTCGGCCCGGATGCGGCGTCGGGACGTGGACACCTACGACGACTACCTCGACCTGGTGCGCTCGGACCCGGAGGAGCCGACGGCGCTGCTCGACTCGCTGTCGATCAACGTCACCAGCTTCTACCGCAACCCCGAGGCCTGGGAACCGATCCGGGAAGCCCTACGCGACGTGACGGCCCGTTCCGGCCGGACGACGGTCTGGAGCGCGCCCTGTTCGGACGGTCGGGAGCCCTACTCGCTGGCGATGCTCGCCCTCGACGACGACGAGATCAGCACCCGCCGACTCGACATCGTGGGGACGGACATCAACGAGGACGTCCTCGAACGCGCACGGAAGGGCGTCTATCGGACGACCAAGACCCGCGACGTGGCGGCCGAACTCGACCCGCTCGACGACGCCGAGCGGTACGTGGACCGCGACGGCGACGCGTTCGCCGTCCGCGACGCGGTGAAAGAACTCGTCACCTTCGAACAACACGACCTGATCGCGGACGACCCGAAGCGGGACGTGAACCTCGCGCTCTGTCGGAACCTCCTCATCTACATCAACACGGAGTCCAAACGGGCGGTCGTCGACACCGTCCTCTCCTCGCTCCGCGCTGGCGGGTATCTCGTGATCGGCATGACGGAGACGCTACCGCGGGAGAGCCGCGAGGCGGTCGAAACGGTCGACAAACGGCGGCGGGTTTATCGGCGAGTCTGA
- a CDS encoding HEAT repeat domain-containing protein, with protein sequence MSLYQLERDGDVDALLDHLKLSDSATIRKRAAEILGDVVDDEPQAIDALVRTAKADDDEAVRGAAIDALDAVGGDAIERLIGEMAGVDAEGADWVRAEAFVETLSAERPELRMAAANALRRLGDGGALPALIGALDDPNPRVRARVARACGAIGDERATDALGSRLDDPVGRVRREAADALAAIGTDRALSPLLDAVADENDEVRYAAVMALGGYQGAAAIDPLIGALDDDRDVVRRAAVFSIVELLAAAPTEQSHRIRETVVDRLGSADRSVVDPLVELLTESDQPRERRNVAWLLGRVTGDEGIDDAVGALVDALDADDGTTAQFAATSLVELDGAQVEGELLDSLEDPDCTEAARSKAVFVLGKVGGERARKRLEELLDRTGDEEVRKQAFAALSKLGGRR encoded by the coding sequence ATGTCGCTCTACCAGCTCGAAAGGGACGGCGACGTGGACGCCCTGCTGGATCATCTGAAACTCAGCGACTCGGCGACGATCCGGAAGCGGGCGGCCGAAATTCTGGGTGACGTGGTCGACGACGAGCCACAGGCGATCGACGCGCTCGTCCGGACGGCCAAGGCGGACGACGACGAGGCGGTGCGCGGGGCGGCCATCGACGCCCTCGACGCGGTCGGGGGCGACGCCATCGAGCGGCTGATCGGCGAGATGGCCGGCGTCGACGCCGAAGGCGCCGACTGGGTGCGCGCCGAGGCGTTCGTCGAGACGCTCTCGGCCGAGCGTCCGGAGCTTCGGATGGCGGCCGCGAACGCGCTTCGCCGCCTCGGCGACGGCGGGGCGCTCCCGGCGCTGATCGGGGCGCTCGACGACCCGAACCCACGGGTTCGCGCCCGCGTCGCGCGGGCTTGCGGCGCCATCGGCGACGAACGGGCGACGGACGCGCTCGGGAGCCGGCTCGACGACCCGGTCGGCCGGGTGCGTCGCGAGGCCGCCGACGCCCTCGCCGCCATCGGCACGGACCGGGCGCTCTCGCCCCTGCTCGACGCCGTCGCCGACGAGAACGACGAGGTTCGCTACGCCGCCGTCATGGCCCTCGGTGGCTACCAGGGCGCGGCGGCCATCGACCCCCTGATCGGGGCGCTCGACGACGACCGCGACGTGGTACGACGTGCGGCCGTCTTCTCCATCGTGGAGTTGCTCGCGGCCGCGCCGACGGAACAGAGTCACCGTATCCGCGAGACGGTCGTGGATCGGCTGGGATCGGCCGACCGCAGCGTCGTCGACCCGCTCGTCGAGCTGCTGACGGAGAGCGACCAACCCCGCGAGCGGCGCAACGTAGCGTGGCTCCTCGGCCGCGTCACCGGCGACGAGGGTATCGACGACGCCGTCGGGGCGCTGGTCGACGCTCTCGACGCCGACGACGGCACGACCGCACAGTTCGCGGCGACGAGTCTGGTCGAACTCGACGGGGCGCAGGTGGAAGGCGAACTCCTCGACTCGCTAGAGGACCCCGACTGCACGGAGGCGGCCCGGTCGAAGGCGGTGTTCGTCCTCGGGAAGGTCGGCGGGGAGCGCGCCCGCAAGCGACTGGAGGAACTGCTAGACCGGACCGGTGACGAGGAGGTTCGCAAACAGGCCTTCGCCGCGCTGTCGAAACTCGGAGGACGCCGATGA
- a CDS encoding CheF family chemotaxis protein, whose translation MSEGERKIVDTRGKFTQVVKDGRELNDAEWTGGRILLSNKRLILAGNGGKRTVPLSKIRGLDGRTDVNQLVAKVSGYVSLQLTTGDVVLVSAEDPDSFERMLYRALLDRTVVLARHPAVEGGVVTEADWEKARLKIEEGAVALAVADGSFVEIDLDDIGSMETNERSVRGEKRRALEVEHSEEGTSVQTYISGSERRCSILETLLRKGESRSEIGVDLSERENEVLMALYSGVSPFEVPDFLGMDVDEVESVFDRLLELEVVEEIRVRREVALNARGRNIASEAMNDQ comes from the coding sequence ATGAGCGAGGGCGAACGCAAGATAGTCGACACCCGCGGGAAGTTTACGCAGGTGGTCAAGGACGGCCGCGAACTCAACGACGCGGAGTGGACCGGCGGCCGCATTCTGCTGTCGAACAAGCGCCTGATACTCGCGGGCAACGGCGGAAAGCGGACGGTCCCGCTCTCGAAGATCCGGGGCCTCGACGGCCGGACGGACGTGAATCAACTGGTGGCGAAGGTGTCGGGCTACGTGAGCCTCCAGTTGACGACCGGGGACGTGGTGCTCGTCTCGGCGGAGGACCCCGACTCCTTCGAGCGGATGCTCTACCGGGCGCTGCTCGACCGGACGGTCGTCCTCGCTCGTCACCCGGCGGTCGAGGGAGGCGTCGTCACCGAGGCCGACTGGGAGAAGGCGCGGCTGAAAATCGAGGAAGGGGCCGTCGCCCTCGCCGTCGCCGACGGCTCGTTCGTGGAGATCGACCTCGACGACATCGGCTCGATGGAGACGAACGAGCGGTCGGTCAGAGGGGAGAAGCGACGGGCGCTAGAGGTCGAACACAGCGAGGAGGGCACGAGCGTCCAGACGTACATCTCGGGGTCAGAGCGGCGGTGTTCGATCCTCGAAACGCTGCTCCGGAAAGGCGAGAGCCGGAGCGAAATCGGCGTCGACCTCTCCGAACGGGAGAACGAGGTGTTGATGGCCCTGTACTCCGGCGTCTCTCCGTTCGAGGTGCCGGACTTCCTCGGGATGGACGTCGACGAGGTGGAGTCGGTGTTCGACCGCCTCCTCGAACTCGAAGTGGTCGAGGAGATCAGGGTTCGACGCGAAGTCGCCCTCAACGCTCGCGGACGAAACATCGCCAGCGAGGCGATGAACGACCAGTGA
- a CDS encoding DUF7504 family protein: protein MVYRWRCRQCAFGCWAASVDAAAGAIGTHLRGHAESSLRRDDVGVVWQCPHCGTRGETYAGDHDDAVESFETHLFGHAESQLEAGAHIADAVGGTGNVLVTAPADGDAAANARTHFLAHGDDAMIVTAAPAARLRLIDRTLPSWPAATTLVTTAAEPLSGVDIDPEAKSIEVVSLDGRPDLSGVGETLSRAIESRQATGTLSVEFDILPALLSRFELRTVFRFLHLLSSRLDRERALAHYYLDPRRTQRASSNVLEGVFDLAIRADGAVFAAESVR from the coding sequence ATGGTCTATCGATGGCGGTGTCGACAGTGCGCGTTCGGTTGCTGGGCGGCGAGCGTCGATGCCGCCGCCGGGGCCATCGGCACCCATCTGCGTGGTCACGCCGAGTCGAGCCTCCGCCGCGACGACGTGGGGGTCGTGTGGCAGTGCCCCCACTGCGGGACGCGGGGCGAGACCTACGCCGGCGACCACGACGACGCGGTCGAGTCGTTCGAAACCCACCTGTTCGGTCACGCGGAGTCGCAACTCGAAGCCGGCGCTCACATCGCGGACGCGGTCGGCGGCACCGGCAACGTTCTGGTGACCGCCCCGGCCGACGGCGACGCGGCGGCCAACGCCCGCACGCACTTCCTCGCACACGGCGACGACGCGATGATCGTGACGGCTGCGCCCGCCGCCCGCCTCCGACTCATCGACCGCACGCTTCCGTCTTGGCCGGCGGCGACGACCCTCGTCACGACGGCTGCGGAGCCGCTGTCGGGGGTCGATATCGATCCCGAGGCCAAGTCGATCGAGGTAGTGTCGCTCGACGGTCGCCCCGATCTGAGCGGCGTGGGCGAGACGCTCTCGCGAGCGATCGAGTCGCGGCAGGCGACCGGGACGCTGTCAGTCGAGTTCGACATCCTTCCGGCACTCCTGTCGCGGTTCGAACTGCGAACCGTGTTCCGGTTTCTCCATCTCCTGTCCTCCCGGCTCGACCGGGAGCGGGCGCTCGCACACTACTACCTCGATCCGCGACGGACCCAGCGAGCGAGTAGCAACGTCCTCGAAGGCGTGTTCGACCTCGCGATCAGGGCGGACGGCGCGGTCTTCGCCGCGGAGTCGGTGCGGTGA
- a CDS encoding CheF family chemotaxis protein codes for MSERVVADFVGQFFVTDMDRDDPVRGRIVMSQKRLVLVGDDRKVTVPTAAMFDVAVGHVPPEMRSFFSDSVTVAYRTDEGRRMVVVEAESGTVEKFATVLFKAHLNGRTVTVEHPAERGGRVVDSPIRKAKLTVDDGTLAFDGPDVGFSIDLATVTDFEKETRTLGGEPRPALSVRHVPRTTALLSVVALPSERVMNLLGRYFRLEYSDIVEDLQDVSLSDEEVQVLVAVYSAGEGVDPLEVVAADASQTTMVLNRLREKGLVVDGDDGTMLTPKGRVVVNSRLEEVNT; via the coding sequence GTGTCTGAACGCGTCGTCGCGGACTTCGTGGGACAGTTCTTCGTCACCGACATGGATCGCGATGACCCCGTCCGCGGTCGGATCGTCATGAGCCAGAAACGCCTCGTGCTCGTCGGCGACGACCGCAAGGTGACGGTGCCCACCGCCGCGATGTTCGACGTTGCCGTCGGCCACGTCCCGCCCGAGATGCGCTCGTTTTTCAGCGACTCCGTCACGGTCGCCTACCGGACCGACGAGGGGCGTCGCATGGTCGTCGTCGAGGCCGAGAGCGGGACGGTCGAGAAGTTCGCCACGGTCCTGTTCAAAGCCCACCTGAACGGCCGGACGGTGACGGTCGAACACCCCGCCGAGCGCGGGGGACGGGTCGTCGACTCGCCGATCCGGAAGGCGAAACTCACCGTCGACGACGGCACCCTCGCGTTCGACGGTCCCGACGTGGGGTTCTCTATCGATCTAGCGACGGTGACCGACTTCGAGAAGGAGACGCGGACGCTCGGGGGCGAACCCAGGCCCGCGCTCTCGGTCCGGCACGTCCCCCGGACGACCGCCCTCCTCTCGGTCGTCGCCCTGCCGTCCGAGCGCGTGATGAACCTGCTCGGCCGTTACTTCCGTCTGGAGTACAGCGACATCGTCGAGGACCTGCAGGACGTGTCGCTCTCCGACGAGGAAGTCCAGGTACTCGTCGCCGTCTACTCCGCCGGCGAGGGCGTCGACCCGCTAGAGGTGGTCGCCGCCGACGCCAGCCAGACGACGATGGTGCTCAACCGCCTCCGCGAGAAGGGGCTCGTCGTCGACGGCGACGACGGCACGATGCTGACGCCGAAAGGTCGGGTCGTGGTCAACAGCCGGCTGGAAGAGGTCAACACGTGA